The DNA sequence CCATGTTGGAGGCAGCCTATAAGGTCCTCCTCCATTGGTATTGGGTCCCAGCCCATATTGCCAAATCAAACCCATTTTACAGTGATAGATGTTTCTGGGGTTGTGGTCAACGAGGAGATGAActccatatctggtggtcctgcccgtgCCTAGTGGGATTTTGGTCGAGGGTATTTGAACTTCTATTCACCCTCTTCCATGTACCTACCTGCAAAGATGCTAAATTGGCTCTGCTCCATTGCCCGATCCCTGGCCTGGGGGTACCTTCTCCCCATTCTTCGCTctactccccccttctttttttcttctgtgACTCCCCCTACCTTTACCTGACCCCTTCCCCCTCCAACcacacccccctccctttttttttctttttttttttctcgttcttGTATGCTTGGTTTATGTTTAATTTCTCCCAATCTTTGGGGGTTGCTCCACAGCCTAGCCCCTGAGCCCTTTGACTCAGGCACCCTGTGTTGACCCCCGGCCCCAGTCGGAGGGTAATTGTTGTCCGACAGTTTATACCTTAAAATGTATTCTATTAGATTATTTTTAGGTTGTACTATGTTATGCCTTTTATTCATATCCCCTGCACAGGATTATtacagcagtattttttttttttcatgtcttaaTAAAAATATTGTAGCAGAAAATTTAGGAAAATATAACATCCGTAGGTTAAAAAACTCAATAttaatcaaacaataaaaaaagctTTAGAAGTACCAAAAAGTCCAAAAGTCAAAATGGGAGTGAACATGAGTCATCACGGAGTCATCATGGAGTGAACAAAGCAACAGTTTATTTATTAAGCACCAAGTAACATGTTTCAATTCCAACTACCACTTCATCAGGCGAATGTTGCGGTGACAAGTTCTACAGTAAAGCATAAAATATGTAAAGggcatgtgaaaaaaaaagtatttttctaaatatttattttttaaatatacagtatgttactCATAACTATTAAGAGAACCCAATATCTAAAATCAGCaagttaaaaaaaatctatatcatttaaagaataaaatgtttgtttaaaaaaaggtTTAGAAGTGCCAAAAAGTACAAAAGTAATGTATATGGAAGTGTTAGGAGATGAGTCATCACAGAGTTGTTAGTTCACAAAACAACAGCATATTTACTGTACAAAGTCGTCGAGAAGTCTTTTCTTACCAATTCCTGTATGTCCATTTTTGGTACTATTGGTAGGTACCATTCATATATACTCTCTGCATATTTTCTTTTGTAATTTTTCTGTATTATATATACCCTATCTAAGGGGTCATTATCTGACTATTGACTTGGTTTATTTTTAGCTACAGTATTGAACACGCTTATAGTGGGAATTTGTGACCACTTACCGCTGTGTGGGATTTATATTCAAATACCTATACATGACTACTATATACCAGGTGAGAGCTAAGTCTAACACAAATCGGTCTTTGAATTGGGGGACCTTTATATTAGCACCCTAATCTATAAAACATatgcttgttgttttttgttttatttagtggTATCTACTATAGCCCACATGATATATTTGTATCCTACTACCATAGACACACATATGCAATTTAGTTTTTTTCGGTTGTCTGTCAGTTTGGTCAAGTTCTCCTACACcttgagccacaagtttaccagcaAGCATACACGTTGTTATATCTATGTGTAATCAGTCTTCGTGTATACcgtatactcaagtataagccaacgcaaatataagccaaggcacctaattttacctgaaaaaactggaaaaacttattgactcgagtataagcctagggtgagaaatgcgcagctactgtaagtggaaaagagggtcaacaatgcccatttgcagcctcactgtgcccatttgcatgcctcactgtgcccatttgcagccataggtcccccgaacttcaaacttggtagttaagggttcctagttgccccctagctgcagccaaaatttggggtatcTGGACCCAAAGGGCCCcctaaatgacattgctgcagatagacacagttaaccgactttggggccccgtatctctgggccacttgatgctaggaaccccaaatttggtgtgcaaacccagtggatctAGAACTATAACATAGCCATAGCTGGgcatagcaccaagtggcccgagatatGGGTATGGGTAGGcactggtatatttaaaaacaagagaATACTTTTTTAAGTATTTAatgtagtatatatctatataagtatgtattatgattgttacaacatttctccaggaggagtacataccgtatatatactcgagtataagccgagtttttcagcacattattttgtgctgaaaatgcccccctcggctaaTACTggggtcaagcacttttctgcagcagagaatgacattttcagaaccgaatcttggggccacttagtgctaggaaccccagctttggatatgttgtagtgctagttccactgggtttgcacaacaaatgtggggttcctagcaccaagtggcccagagataagggaccccaaagttggttcagaaaatgacattctctgctgcagaaaagtgcttgactccagtataagccgaggggggcatttttagcacaaaaaaatgtgctgaaacactcggcttatactcgagtatatacggtatgcacTCCTCCTGGAGAAATGTTGTAACAAACATAATTCATACTTATAAAGATATATACTACATTAAATACTTATACATGTACTCTCTTGTTTTTAAGTATGCCAGCACCTACCTAgcatctgtcctgaggaagctaatattttagtgaaatgCATCCAcaagcaagtttttggaggcattactggatcagaaattttttttttaccttgatacagtattacattaatctttgtaccgtaggtccagtcctctataactgcattattgggtaactggtaactgtgtccatacagggtgttgtttgtatgttgtttatatgttttttaattgtgttgtaataaaatgtatacttttttactgattctctctctcattgtGTGCCCACAAATTCAGctaattttttgacttggtcaatccttgaatatatattttagatgttggcatggtgagggtcttccctgctcatgaagaaaagaagaaagccgttaaccagcttctgttagagggacatcggtccccttagtgcccaacagtgctgctaatcagtgccctccaatGCCGTCAATCAGTGCCCTCCAATGCCGTCAATCAGTGCCCTCCAATGccgctaatcagtgccctccagtgctgctaatcaatgcccaccattgccatctatcagtgcccatcagtactgctaatcagtgcccaccagtgctacctatcagtgcccatcagtactgccaatcactgcccatcgctacctcatcatcagtgtcatttatcagtgctgcctatcagtgcccatcagggccgcctatcaatgccacctatcagtgcagcctactagtgcccattagtgcagccttgtcaccgtgcatcagcgaaggagaaaaattacatgtttcCAAAACTTTATAATAAACTAttgcaagttttctttttttttcctaaattttgatcattttacatttatttagccAAAACATaaaaccctgtggtgattaaatacgaccaaaagaaagctctgtttgtgtgaaaaaaatgataaaaatgtcatattggtACGGTGCTGCATGACCGCGGAATtttcattcaaagtatgagagcgccgaaagctgaaaattggtctgggtgggaagggggtataagtgcacagtaagaaagtggttaaagAGTGCTTTCAGTCTGTTCGTTGTTTGTAGGGGTCTGTGATAGCTTTAAAGGAGGGCGATGATCTTTCTTATAACAGAGCAAGCTGTAGACGTATCTCCGAAAATCAGAGGATGCTAAATAATAGATAAGAGGATCCAAACAACAGTTTATGCTGCTGATACTGGCACAGAGGATGTAGGTATAATGCAGAGAGCCTTCCGAATACGTATACACCTTCACATAGTGGATAAAATAGAGGACATTGGTGGGGCCAAAGCAAAGGACAAACACACTGAGCACAACCACGGATAGACGGATAGCTCGCAATCTCTTATGGGTGCGATCAAATTTTGATCTACTGAGACCGCAGATGGTTCCAATGTAACAGAAAGTTGTAATGAATAATGGTAGGAAAAAGAAAAGTGAGATAAGAGTggtgaaaaagtaaaaataataaccaCGGTGAACATAAACGTTCTTATTATCATGACATGTTGTGATATTTAGCATACGGACTGATTGTTTACGCATGAGAAGGGGCACAGTACTGGCCAATGAGATGACCCAGATGACACCACACACCAGCCAGGCTCGGGTCACTGTGCGCCAGGAGAGAGACCGCACCGGGTAGACTACGGCCAGGAAACGGTCCACGCTGATACTGGTCATGAGCAGGATGGAGCAGTACATGTTACAGTAATATGCTGCCGTGACAAAGCGACACATTCCTTCTCCGATGAGCCAGTTATTTTCTAAAAATCGGTAGACAACTTGAAAAGGCAGGACGCTAACGAAGAGGACATCTGCAGTGGCGAGGTTCAGCATGTAGACCACTGCTGGCTTCCtgaccttcatcttcaccaggaaTATTATAATCGCCATGATATTGAGAGGAAGAGCCACCAGGAACACAACAGTATAGATCAGCGGGGTAAGCATGTTTACCATCCACATTTTTTTTGGAGGTTTCCACACTGGAAGATAAAAACATAATATTTCTATCAATAACTAAACCGGATaacatgtatctttttttttttttttaagattaaaataaatatttaagaGAGCAACACATTCtgcatagaaagaaaaaaaacacttgaaaatgTGCAATCAGGGGGGCATGTCCGGTAGGCCATCTAGATGGCTGCATCTATTGGAGCTCTGGCTGTATAGAGAGCTTCTGCGGTACACAGCAACACAGGAAGCAGCTTAGACCCTCTCTCAGAGAGTCTGATATACTCTCGTCACCTAAAAAACAACTTATTTCACGTGTAGATAGGCATGTAATCAGGAtatctttccctccccctcctaacaATTCTACTTTTCTCTATTCTCTTACTTATACATCTTCTCTCATTTACCCTTTCCTCCTTATACCCCCCTAATTCCCtcttcaccccccttttttttctttctccccccttacCTTCTTAACCTCCCTCTCCTCACCTGCCTCAGACCTATACACCCCCTGCTCCTTCTACATCCTCCCCTCGTCCttatcttttctttcctttcttcttttaccCATCTTCTGAAGCTGGTGGCAATCTGCCACTTCTAGGAaattgtcagggttgggctcagcccttccttctctgagctggctgcccagctgtcggctaattgccagctcctatctctccacagttactcacctgttgattatatcctgctcgtcagtcctgcctacttaagccacccagtccagaggagctctgccttcgccttggtcaacatctcagaaactgagacgctctcctgcgatcctgttcaagacttgctttgctgatatcccttctggctccagatcctgcttgctgctccactacattgatccctgacttctagcttggctgactatccattccggttactgaactttggctatgttttaactacaattgttctttttacttttattattaaacaagtgtgatttaactgtacttctgtctcggactgatttcatggtttctgacagaaataGATTTGGTGGTCTCCACTCCCTTTTCTTAATCTTCCTCCCAGTAATATATATTGAAGGTTGATGGTCTTAGGTCACTGACTAGTTTCAAACCAGTAGGCACGATAGCATTGTGCTGCCTAGTCCTTCTTCCTGGATCAGACAAACCAACAACAGCAGTTCCAGAACTGAGATTCTTTATAATTAGGAACTGGTCCAGAGTCCTGGGTTGTTTAGGACTTAGACCTCTTTTGTGACTTTAACTCTGGCTCTGTCAAGTATACTTAGTCATTTGATTAATAGCAAAAAGATTCTAGTACTCTTTTATCTAACCATATCAATATTTTGAATGTTCTATTTTGTATCTCTTTTCTACATCTGTATAACTGGCTTCCATGCTTAGATTGCCACCAGTACTACCTGTTAGACATATGCAAATGAAATCGTaacaaatagtaatgaatttcattgaaatttgtttaaatttgtttcatttattcattttcaaacgaattccaactttttagaACGACTACAATTCGGACTGGTCGAAAAAGGATCGATCGATttgaaaatggcatggggtccccccagtccttACCAGGCCTGATGGgtattttaaggggtaccccgcgccaaaataagaaaagaaagaagtgggcccccccaaaatccataagagacccttatacgagcatgcagcccggcaggtcaggaaagggggggcaagaaaatggggggggcgggatctaggggggccccttgttaaattTGGCTCTTAGTGAGCGTATTAACGAAAACCCCTTTAAGgaactttataaataaaaaaaacgcaaatttgaaaaaatcggaaatttgaaaaaaatcggaaattcgaaaatctgaaatgataacttaactattactagctattaaaGGTATTGAAATTTCCGTTCAAATGTGGCTCTTAGTGAtcataatgtacagtatctcacaaaagtgagtacacccctcacaattttgtaaatattttattctatcttttcatgtgacaacactgaagaaatgacattttgctacaatgtaaagtagtgagtgtacagcttgtataacagtgtaaatttgctgtctcctcaaaataactcaacacacagccgttattgtcaaaaccgctggcaacaaaagtgagtacacccctaagtgaaaatgtccaaattgggcccaaagtgtcaatattttgtgtggccattatttttcagcactgccttaaccctcttgggtatggagttcaccagagcttcacaggttgccactggagtcctcttcccctcctccatgatgacatcatggagctggtggttgttagagaccttgcacttctccaccttccgtttgaggatgccccacagatgctcaatagggtttaggtctggagacatgcttggccagtccatcacctttaccctcagcgtctttagaaaggcagtggtcatcttggtggtgtgtttggggtcgttatgatattggaatactgccctgcggcccagtctctgaagggaggggatcatgctgtgcttcagtatgtcacagtacatgttggcattcatggttccctcaatgaactgtagctccccagtgccggcagcactcatgcagccccagaccacgacactcccaccaccatgcttgactgtaggcaagacacacttgtctttgtactcctcacctggttgccgccacacgtgcttgacacaatctgaaccaaatacgtttatcttggtctcatcagaccacaggacatggttccagtattccagtTTTCAGCAAACTGgctgcggtctttcttgtgcatcatctttagaagaggcttccttctgggatgacagccatgcagaccaatttgatgcagtgtgcggtttatggtctgagcactgacaggctgaccccccaccccttcaacctctgcagcaatgctggcagcactcatacgtctatttcccaaagacaacctctggatatgacgctgggcacatgcactcaacctctttggcaggcccggatttactccctttgccgccccaaggccgggtccttcaatgccgccccccccacacacacacaccaccattcttgtccttaatcgatgactgctacaatagattaattaaaaacatatctccacacacaagaacactgaaaataactggctttaattgtacagactaaaaatacttcagggtaagcgcgcgaggggtaaggatttttcgcgggcaatttttcagggcaatggctggtgttagtgcttcaatcatccccggcaccatggttgttatggtgtcaggatgattgaaacacattacttctatcattacattgtaatgtaaaatgaaatagttcaactcaccataatgcagaatcattgggagccctgagcacgtcacttgccactatgcctgccaccagatgaagatgtcacttgccacgctgccaccagatggagatgttacttgccacgctgccaccagatggagatgtcacttgccacgctgccaccagatggagatgtcacttgccacgctgcctgccaccagatggggatgtcacttgccatgctgccaccagatggagatgtcacttgccacgctgccaccagatggagatgtcacttgccacactgcctgccaccagatggagatgtcactagccacgctgcctgccaccagatggagatgtcacttgccacgctgcctgccaccagatggagatgtcacttgccacactgcctgcctgccaccggatggagatgtcacttgccacactgcctggctgccaccagatggagatgtcacttgccacactgccaccagatggagatgtcacttgccatgctgccaccagatggagatgtcacttgccacgctgcctggctgccaccagatgttgatgtcacttgccacgctgcctggctgccaccagatggaggagggtggaacagcagtgcgggcaatgagagatgtcatctctctcccccgccgccgcaccgctgacattacttatcgaacttttcaaaaatggcgccgggcagcgcaatcacactactgcgcatgcactgcccagccgagcacgtacgagctttcccgagcccggccggcttcggaacggtgcatgcgcagtagtgggcggctcgcggccatcttttctaagggcactggtgcccttaatcgactttaacgggcagcctggAAGGGGGTGAggccgcgaagtcaccgcaggagcagcgccgcccctgcaccactgccgccccgaggcctggcctcggtggccttgtggcaaatccggccctgctctttggtcgaccatggtgaggcctgttctgagtggaacctgtcctgttaaaccgctgtatggtcttggccactgtgctgcagctcagtttcagggtcttggcaatcttcttatagcctagaccatctttatttagagcaacaaatctttttttcagatcctcagagatctctttgccatgagctgccatgtcgaaacttccagtgaccagtatgagagagtgagagcgataacaccaaatttaacacacctgctccccattcatacttgagaccttgtaacgctaacgagtcacatgacaccggggagggaaagtggctaattgggtccaatttggacattttcacttaggggtgtactcacttttgctgccagcggtttagacattaatggctgtgtgttaagttattttgaggggacagcaaatttacactgttatacaagctgtacactcactactttacattgtcgcaaagtgccatttcttcagtgttgtcacatgaaaagatagaataaaatatttacaaaaatgtgagaagtgtactcacttttgtgagatactgtatacaaatttatccgaagttacgaattatccgaaataatgaatgccgtatctaaacgaatggaacgtaacaaattaataataataaattacaattaaaataataaaaacgtattattattattgtttgtttttattaatttgttctattccatttgtttagatgcggaattcgttacttcggataaatggtaactttggataaattcgtattcgttacattcactaacagccaaatttgaaagggaattccaatacctataatagttagtaatagttaagttattattagttagttattatttcagattttcgggttttagaattcccgattttttttttttctaatttccgaatttctgattttttttttctaatttacgattttttatgaatttacaaattgcgatcataacgagtgacccgaaaaatgaaaaaaaacaaaacaaaacaaatgaaacgaaaacaaacacattttttgtcagtgcgcaTGTctactatggagcaaaatctctgaggaatgtgtccaacaccttgttgaatgtttgtcacgaagaatgaaggcagttctgaaggcaaatgaGGGTCCGAGGTGGTCCTAATACAGTGGCCAGTGAATGTATATGAGTACTGCTGCCCAATACTTAAATGATTTGCGCTAAGCatagaattttttttacacataagtCCTTAGGTATTGCTGGTTACATACAGGCCAGTGACACCACAGTTTGAAGGCAGAACAACCAGAATGTGGAGACTGGAGACAGAAGGCATGGGAAGGGTgtcctcttaaaaaaaaataaagctacaGCTCTTAGTGGGGAAGAAAGTGTGGCATTTGGCACAACATAAAAAAGACTGCACAAACAGGCCTAAATGCACACCTCAGCTAATGGCCATTTCTAACAAGGCACCTGCATTAGTGCAGGCCAGCACCTCAAGCACATACTGGGCTATCTCCAACAAGTGATTTATCCCCTGCATAATGTCCCCAACATCAAACACCAGAGGGCAGTTTTGTCACACACTAATCTGTTATGGGCAGAAGTTGTGTCACCGTTTTTCTGCAAGGTAAGCCATGGCCTGGTTTAATTGGTGAAACTGTTGGCAAACCTTTCTGGCCTGGTGTGGAACATCTTAGAATCCTGGGTACTTGCCCAGGAAAGGCTATATTACAGAGTTGAGGACAGGCAAGGTGTGTGCTGGATTAACTGCAAGCAAAGGGCTGCCACCAAATTTCTGCTGTTATCACACACAGCCTTGCTTGATTGCAGCTGTTGAAAAGGTCAGCCACCTCTCAGCATGAGCACAAGGAGCTGTCTGAAGCTCTGGCTTTGTATATCTCCTGGCCTACAGGCAAATAAGGTGATCATAAAGCATGGAGGTGTCTTTCTTAGAAAAATATTGGTAATAGGGTGTCTCCCACTCTTGGGCCACACAAGCCATGAACTAGTGGAAAGAGGATGTTCCAACTAGTTGGTATGAGATGAACTGCAGTGTTGTGCATCAGGACATCACAAGATCCATTTTTCAAGGCAGAGTGAGAGGTCCTGTAAGGTCCCTAAACATTAGTCTGGGATGCTTGTTGCTTTATGTGAATAAAGGACACGATTATCACTATACcaaggtgtgctggtgaagatcctTATTTTTCTATTATGATATGGCTTataagacttcccagaagagtgaagactgttatagctggaaagggaaggaaactccatattaatgaccacaATTTTGGAATGAGGAGTCTATCAagctcatatacagtatgtgtaatgGTTAAGTGTCTACAAACTTTAGGCCATGCAGTATATGTACATGTAGCTGAAAGACAATCATCTATTTATATGTACAGGAGACAATGAAATCAGCCAATCACTGTCAGTATATTGGTCGCTGAAATGGAAACAGGAGTCACCATAGCCCTGTTCTGGGGGAGGAGTCTCACTTTGGCAAATAACCTTCTCAAAAGGTGGAAGTAAAGAATGAGACAAGACAAATTGGATAGGGTTCCACTTATATTAGATGGGTGTACTGTTTATTGCTGTCCTCTGGCTAACCTGCTATCCATTAAAAGGCACAGTGTCAATATTATGTTGTAGCATGACTTACGTCTTCCAAAATATCCATTTCTTAGTTTGAAGGCTTGAGTCCTGACATTCATGAGCACAATGCTCACATTGGGAGAAACCGCCAAATTCACCTCCTTATTGGCAAAATAATACCCAAGTGGGGCACtcaaggcttttaaaggcttataagctgTTAAGAAGTTCAGACCTATAAAGCAAGAAAGAGCGATAGAAAGATTATGTCTAAGCATGACTGGCCAATGTAGAAAGTGAAGTGATGCCTAGTCTGGGACTAGAATACAAGGAAATAAGGCTGGAATGGGGTGGACCTAGTATACAGTGTGCTTTACTTACCTAGACTAATATGCAAGGAAGTACATCTAAGCAAGATGAGGGCCATTAAGCAAAGAATCTAGGAAAATGTGAGTAAGGCCAACAATGAAACCAGTTGTAATCATGGCTAGATTAGTAGCTCTTGATTGTCTGAGCTCAGCCAGGGCTATTACaccaaaaattaaaatgtattatggTCAGGACTGGTAAAACTGCAGGAGAGTAACAAAACAAGTACAAAAGTTTTGAAGACATGGGAATCCCACCTAATTATGATATGTAGTACTCACCCAATATTACCTGTGGGGTTGTAATCAAAATATAATAGACcaacaatatagaaaaataaaaaaaaacaaagagttcTACACACCCTATAGAGTTAactataaaattaattttattgctcAAAACAGTATACAAAATATCTCTAGCACAATACCCGAAATCCCCACATACCCGAAGAACTCCCTAAAAAGGGGTTTCTATCCCCTCCCTTAAACAACTTCTCTAAAACACAACACCCTGTGTGGGACTGTGGTGCACCCCTCGTAAATGGCCGAGGGGAGGAAAATACAATCCCCACAGTAAACAAACGCACCCTCCCCAATACAGAACACCCCCCTAAATACCTCTATAGTGGCTCTAAGCCAGctactaatgcagcgtacacataggcggactttccgactgactttcgacggTCTTctgacagacttccgatggacttttgaatgaacggacttgcctacacacgatcacaccaaagtccgacggattcgtacatgatgacgtacgaccagactaaaataaggaagttcatagccagtagccaatagctgccctagcgtgggttttcgtccgtcggactagcatacagaggagcaggtttttcgaccgggctcgagtccatcggatagatttgaagcatgtttcaaatctaaagtccgtcagatttttgactcaaaaagtccgctgaaggtcggatgaagc is a window from the Aquarana catesbeiana isolate 2022-GZ linkage group LG03, ASM4218655v1, whole genome shotgun sequence genome containing:
- the LOC141133603 gene encoding uncharacterized protein, producing MPTVNVMLMDVKAQAFKLKGGNFRKNCVGDNQAVTPRPTTMQNITAMECANCRKKTSKCNTTHCTTVLHTNHTRLEPSPPPSPTEYILTGTSGVCLKIKAIFMIILPKFVNVTIPPPPITKANGSCGANRAKLTLTFPEGRLSLIFIENKNESFFYLGAIELYIQEKGVIYLSAYKAVRALEIQHGYYFICKKVNLKIIPTVRIVLMEVQVKAFDLEWDNFGSEYLGDNHVVTPRPTIMHSKTTLKCTSCINKITKCYTKAFTTKPQTNDTTQVLPSPTDYFVICRTAVCLRIKAIFMITLNTSKIVNVTIPPPPITEASGSCDANETKLTLTFPEGRLSLIFRENKKDSSFYLGAIKLYQREKGLNFLTAYKPLKALSAPLGYYFANKEVNLAVSPNVSIVLMNVRTQAFKLRNGYFGRLWKPPKKMWMVNMLTPLIYTVVFLVALPLNIMAIIIFLVKMKVRKPAVVYMLNLATADVLFVSVLPFQVVYRFLENNWLIGEGMCRFVTAAYYCNMYCSILLMTSISVDRFLAVVYPVRSLSWRTVTRAWLVCGVIWVISLASTVPLLMRKQSVRMLNITTCHDNKNVYVHRGYYFYFFTTLISLFFFLPLFITTFCYIGTICGLSRSKFDRTHKRLRAIRLSVVVLSVFVLCFGPTNVLYFIHYVKVYTYSEGSLHYTYILCASISSINCCLDPLIYYLASSDFRRYVYSLLCYKKDHRPPLKLSQTPTNNEQTESTL